GTATCCACTTCAGCGAGCTGGAGCATGGTGCGCGTGAGCAGCCCTGCGCCGGCGAGAAGCACGACTGAAACGGCGACCTGCGCGATGACGAGACTGCGCTGAAGCCGCAACCGCCGCATGCCGCCCGTGATACGGCGGGCGCCGGCCGAGATCGAGGCGAACGTGCCCTCCTTCGGTAGCGAGGCCAGGAACGAGAACAGCAGCGCAGACAGGGCAGAGAGCGCGATGGCGAAGCCGAGAACCACCACATCGAGTCGGATCTCGCTGGCACGCGGCGAGTACCGCTCCGCCAGTGACCTGAGCATGCCGACGCCACCGATCGCGATGACGACGCCGAGCGCGCCGCCGACGAGCGCGAGCATCAGGTTCTCGACCAGGAGCAGCCGCCGCAGCCTCCCGACACCGGCGCCGAGCGCTGCGCGTATGACGAGCTCGTGATCCCGACGCACCCCGCGCATCAATGTGAGGTTCGTGACGTTCGCCACCGAGATGATCAGAACGAACGCCGCTGCGCCCATCAGCAGCCACAACGTGAGACGCGCCCGTTCGCCCAGCACTTCGCGGAAGGGAATCACCGCCACGCGGTAATGCGACGCGGGGTCATACGCCTCTCTGAAGCTGTTCTGCATGCGCGTGTGCACTGCCGCGACTTCCGCGCGTGCCTGCTCCAGCGTCGCTCCCGGTGCCAGCCGGGCGATCACCTCCGTCATGCGATGCTCGCGCGCCTCCACCATCTGCGCACTCAGGTGATGCGGACTGACCACCATGTTGAGCAGCGCATCCACCTCGCCGGGAAAGAACGGCGCGGGCTCCAGCACGCCGATCACCGTCACCGACAGCGCGTCCAAACGCACCTGTCTGCCAACGACGCTCGAATCGCCGCCGAACCGGCTCATCCAGAAGTCATGCGAGAGCACCATCACCGGCGTCGCCCCCGCGCCGTCGTCGGATGGCCGCGTGAGCCTGCCAAGAACCGGCGAGAGCCCCATCACCTCGAAGAAGTTACCCGTCACGAGGCCGGCCTCGATGCGCTCTGCGCCCTCCGTGCCGTGCAGCGTATGGAACCACGGCGAATACTCCGCAATGCCCGCAAGCGATGGCACGCCCTCACGGAGATCGCGCACCTCCGGAACCGAGAAGCTCAGCGTTGCTTCCGTCTGCCCCTCCGTCGTGTGACGGAGATAGACCAGACGCTCCCCGTCATCGTGCGGCAGCGCCTTGAGCAGCACGCCCCGCACTACGCTGAATATTGCCGTATTCGCGCCGATGCCGAGCCCCAGCGTGATGATGACGACGGCTGTGAACGCCGGATTATGCCGCAGCGCGCGCAGCGCATAGCGTACGTCGGCGGCGAGGCTGTCGATGCTGGCAAGCCGGCGCTGATCCCGCACCGCGTCGGCCGCCTGCGTCAGGCCTCCCGATGCCAGCAACGCCTGCCGCCGCGCTTCCCGCGGCGTCATCCCACGCCGCAGGTTCTCCTCGATCGCCATCTCCAGGTGCACCTGCATCTCCGCGCGCACATCGTCATCCGCACTGCGTCCGGCAAACAGACCCCGCACGCGCTCGAGCACCAGCCGGATGCGTCTCATATCGCCTCTTCGCGCGGTGCGAGGAATGCCGCGATCAGATCGGCGGTCTCATGCCATTCGCGTGCTTCGCGCGCCAGCTGTTTGCGGCCCGCCCGTGTCAGCGAGTAGAACTTCGCACGCCGGTTGTTCTCCGACTGCCCCCACTCCCCCACGATCGACCCCTCCTGCTCCAGCTTGACCAGCGCAGGATACAGCGTCCCGTAGTTGAGCTGCAGACGGTTCCCGCTCGTCTCCTCGATCCGGCGCGCTACACCGTAGCCGTGGAGAGGTCCGAGGACTTCGAGGGTCCGGAGAATCATGAGGGAAAGGGTGCCCTGCCTGACATCGAGCTTGTCGGCCATACCGCCTCCTATGGGGGGACCATAGGAGTCTAATGGCGGCCGCCCCGAATAGCAACCATCCCGTCCCCAGCGCGCGCGGGGGGATCCCCATACCGTGTACCGCCGAGCTGAGGCGGTTAGATTTGGACGAGGGCGCTGACGCTGGTGATGGCGCATGCCGTCTCTCGGGCCTGACCGGTGACGCAGAGCACATCCTCTGATCGGGGAATTCTCATGAGATATCGGGTCACTGCCATCGGCGCACTCGGCGTCGTCCTGGCCGCAGCCGGGTGCGCGCAGCGGCCCACCGAGACGTATGGATTCGTCGCCACGCTCGGGACCGATACCACCTCCGTCGAGCGGGTCACTCGCACGGGAGACCGCATCGTGAGCGATGCGGTCGGCCGCTCGCCCGTCGTGGTGCGTCGGCGCTGGGAGGCCACGCTCGCGCCGGACGGCACCGTCCGCCACTGGACGATGCATACGCACATCCCCAACGCCGCCGACGGTGCAACCGACCTGTACCACGAGGCCGTGTTCAATGACAGCACGGTCCGACTGATACGTCGCACGGGCAGCGATACGACGGACGCGACGTACGCGAAGTCGTTCGCCGTGACCGTGCCGTGGAACGCGTTCGTGTACGGCACGTACGAGATGCTGTTCCAGGCGGCCGCCGGGCTGCCGGACACATCGCCCATCGGACAGTACTTCTTCGAGGGCTGGGCGGAAGGATCGCTCGGCTACGCGCGAGTGCGCCGGCTCGGCGGCGACAGCATCGCCATCAGGAGCACGGGCCTCGCCGGCGAAGGCGTCGCCCGCATGGATGCGGAGGGCCGCATGCAGTCGTATTCCGGTGCAGGCACCACGTACCGCCAGGAAGTGGAGCGCATCACGGACGTGCCCGACATCGATGCGATCGCAGCCCGCTTCGCGTCCGACGAACGAACGCGCGGAGTCTCGCGCTCCCTCAGCACGCGCGACACCGCGCGCGCCACGATCGACGGCGTGACGTTCACGATCGACTACGGCCGTCCGCTCGCGCGCGACCGCACGCTGCTGGGCGGGCTCATACCCCACGGGCAGGTGTGGCGCACCGGCGCCAACGCCGCCACCCAGCTCGGCGTGTCCGAACGAGTCGTGGTCGGCGGCATCCCGCTCGACAGCGGGACATACACGCTCTGGACGCTGCCCGCCGCCGACAGCGTACTGCTTATCATCAATCGCCAGACCGGCCAGTGGGGGACGCAGTACGGCGCTGCGCACGACATCGCACGCGTCCCGATGGAGATCGCCACACTGACCGAGCCCGTCGAGCAGTTCACGATCCGCGTCGCTTCCGCCGACGGGGCCGACACCGCACAACTCGTCATGGAATGGGGCACGTTCCGCTGGAGCGTCGATATCCGGGGGACGGGGCCGGACCGCCCCCGGCTTCCAGATTGATGATGCTCCCGACCTGTCGGCGCGGGCGTGCTCGGCGGCGGGCTGCCGGGCGCCAACGGCTCAGAGCGCGAACTCCAGATCGAGCTGCGGTCCGGACCGGTCCGACGGCCGTGGCGCGTCGGGCTCGCGTCGCCGGCGACCACGCTCTGTCGCCACCCGCCGCCGATCGCGCGCGGTCCGGGTCGTGAGCGGCCGTCCGAACGGCGCACCATCGCCCGCGCGGATCTCGAGGTTCATGGTATCCGGCGCGAACGAACGCACGTGCGCGGCACGCAGCACACGCCAATGCTCCGCGTCGAGGTCGCCCGTGATCCGGATCCGCAGCACGGCATCCGCCGGCGCAGCCGCGACGATCCTGCGGACCGCATCATCCAGCGCGCTTCCGCTCAGCGTGCCCGGTCCGCTCGACCCGCTCACCGCGCCGACTCCGCTCACCGCGATGTCTTCGGCAATCATCGGCCGCGCATACAGGTCGCGGAACTCCCAGCGCGCGCGGCCGCCGTCGCCGGCCGCATCGACGTGCACGATCATGTAGCCCTTCGTTTCGCCGATCTCGGCGAGCGACGTCCGCTCGACCGAACCCGGATACAGCACCGGCACGTCGAGCGGCCGGCCGCGCAGGTCCGTTGTGAGTGCCTGCCGGCGATGGATGTGACCGGACAGCACGGCCGCGAACGACTTGGGCACGTCGCGCACACGCACGACGTCCCGAGCGGTTGTGAACGAGAAGTCGCGCGATCCTGCGCTGATCCCGACCGTGGCGCCCTCCGCACAGTGGTGCATGCACAGCACGCGCAGCGTCGCATCGTGATTTCGCCAGCCGGTGCGCTCCACCAGCTCCGGAAAGCGCGACCGCACGTCGTGCCGCTCGAACGGGAAGCCGGCGAACGCGACGCGTCGGCCGCGCACGTCGATCGCATACGTGCGCGCCCGATCGAACACATGCACGCGCGGGTGGTCCGCGAACCGCGCGTGCGGGATCCGCGCGCGCTCGTGGTTGCCCGGCACGATGAACACCGGCACGCCCGCCTCCGCCGCGCGCACCAGCGGCCGCAGTGCCTGCCACGCCAGCGCCTCGTTCACGTCCGGCCGGTGAAACACGTCGCCGCCATGCACCACCGCATCCACCTCGCCGTTCAGTGCTGGCTCCAGCGCAGCGGCATGGTTCGCCAGGAAATCGTGGCCGCGCCGCCGTCGCGCGACGCGCGGCCGCAGCGGCAGGTCGAAGCCGAGATGGGAGTCGGCGAGGAACAGGATGCGGAGGACGTCGGGGGTCATGAAGACAGAGTAGCATCTTCGGTGTCTGTTCGGTAGTACGTCGGGGGAGGGCCGCCGCGCGACCGGCTTCGTTGCGGCGCAAGATTGCGGGGCGTCGATCGGGGCCATCGGGCGGACTCTTGTTGCGCGGCAAAACGGCCCCGTGCCGCGGAACGGGTTCCGGGGCTGTTACTTGTCGTGCAACGAGATCCGCCGCCAAACCCCCCATCGACCCCGCCTTCGTTGCGACGCAACAGGGCGCGGCCGCCACCCGAGCGGCCGCCACCGGAGCGGCCCGCCACCTGAGCGGCCAACCGGTGCGCGTGCAGGACCAGCGCGCCCGCATCCCTGCACACGCCAGCGCCGATCACAACGACATCAGATACTCCATCAGATCCGCCCGCTGTGCCGCCGTCAGTCCCAGTCCCAGCACCGTGTCATAATGCGCGACGACCGCTTCCAGCGTACCGGCACTGCCGTCGTGGAAGTAAGGCGCGTGCTGCCACAGCGCGCGCAGCGGCGTCGTGCGGTACAGCTTCGTCGTGCTGCGCTCGGCATGCACCGGCTCCATGCCCGTCTCCGCGGGAGCATGCAGCGTCTCATCATCCGTGAAACGCGGACCCGTGTGGCAGCTCGAGCAGCGCGCCGTCGTCCTGAACACGACTCTCCCGCGCTCCGCCGCCGCCGCATCGAAGCTGCCGGACGGCGGCGCGGGCGCGACGAGCGACAATTGATAGCGACGCAGTGCGGGCAACTTCGACTTCACCTCATCCTCGGCCGCAGGCACGACGATGTCGATGCCGAGACGCGGATCCGAGAACGAGCCGCGTCCATGCATCTGTGTCACCGCGACATACGCGTTCCAGTACGAGATCGGGCCCTCGCCCGTATACGTCTCGAGGTCGACACCATGCAGTCCGTACGCGGGCGGGATCACCACCGGCGCGTTGATGCCGTCGAAGTTGAAGCGCGCGTCGTAGAACCCCGCCGGCCAGGACGCATACACGGGCCGAACGTCATCGGGCAGGCCGGGTGCGGCCGCGATGATCTCGCCGACGCGCAGGTCGAGGTTCGGCCAGCCATCGCGACGTGAGCCGATGCCGGTAGTCACGGAATTGTCCACTGTCGAATGACAGAGCGCGCACGTGGTGCCGATGCGTGTGATCTGATCGCCTGCCACGCTGGCGACAACGCCAACCACCGCATCGAAGCTCAGCAGCGCGCGTGTGGTCGCCGGATCATCGAGCAGGGCAGGATTGGCGAGCACCGCCTCAAGCACGTCGGACGGCACCGCTTCGGCATCGACCTTCAGACCGAGCGCCAGCGCCTGGTTCGGCGTCAGCGTCTCCACTGCGTCGTTCAGCCGCAGCGTGTCCGTCCAGAACCGCCAGTTGCCGAAATCATCGAACCGGAAGATTTCACGCCCTTCACGGATCTTCCGCGTGTCACCGGCCCGTGCGTCGCTCACCGTCAGCTCCGGCGACACGGGCTCCTGATCGACACATGCGGCGATCCCCAGCGCGATTGCCAATGGCAGGAATGGCGCGCTAAGTACTCTTCGCGGGCGTCCCTCGTCCAGGTTCCGGCCGAGCCGCGACATCAGAACCTCCCCGGGAACTGCCGGATGACACCATCCGACAGCGCGTCGGCCATGGCCATCGCGTTCGAGCTGATGGCCGCGGGCCGGGCACCGATTACGGTGGTCTCATTCGGCGCGGACGCACACGTGACGAACAATTCTACCGCACCGCACGACATTACAGATCGCATCTTCATCATTATGGCACCTTGACCGAAGAATCGTCACTACCGTCCAGCCTCGCCCGGCCGCATATTCCATACCGATCTGAGGTAGACAAGTGCAGCAGTTCCGGGCATATTGCGGCGGCTGCTGCAACAGGAGGCGAACGCATGACGGTCCGCTCCGACCTGATCCATCACCTGCGCGATCACATCATTGGCGCCATGCATGTCGGCCAGCTGCGCGGCGGTGACCGCCTGCCGAGCATCAGGGACGTCGCCAGGGATCTCGGCAGGAACACACGCACGGTGCGCGCGGCATTCGCGGCGCTGGAGAAGGAAGGGCTCGTCGAGGTGCGCGGGCGGTCTGGCGTGTTCGTCGCGCGGCAGGAGATCGCGGGTGACGAGAGGTCGGAGGAGACGGCGCGCTGGCTGAGCAGTGTGATCGTGGAAGCGTGGAAGCGGCGGATCGCAGTCGGAGCGCTGCCCGGCGTGATTCAGAGCTTCACATCATCGCGGCAGATGACATGCGGGCTGGTGGATCTGATCGAGGATGGTATCGTCGCGCTGAAGCACGAGCTCGAGCACGACTGGGGCTTCGATGTGCAGGTCATTGCCCCCGATGCGATCGAGCGCACGCGCGACGTGGACTTCTTCGCGGCGACGAGTTTCTATGCGGCATCGATCCACTCGGCGGTGGAAGCGCTCGGGAAACCGCTCGTCGTGCTGACGGTCCATCCGCGTCTGAAGGACGCCCTGGCGGCGCGGGTCCGCGAAGGATCGCTGACGGTCGTCGCGATGGATCCGCGTTTCGCCGATCGCATCCGTGTCGGCTACTCGGCGGACGACCCATCCCGCGTTCGCTTCGTGGCAGCCAACGACCGCAAAGCGGTCATCGCACTCGATCGGGAGGAGCCGGTGCTGCTGACGCGCGCGGCACGGCGCAGGCTGGGGAGCATCGATGTGCCCATGGTCTTCCCGCACTCCCCCACGATCTCGCCTGAATCCGCTCGCGTGCTCGCGATGATGCTCCCGGGCATGTAGTGCGCATGGGGCCGCCGCCGCCCCCGCCGCCCAACTCGCCTCCGCCAAGCCGCCGCCCGCTCCACCCTCACCAGCCCCGCACCACCTGACCCCCCGCGGCGATCAGCGCGACAGCGGATGATGCATCGCCCGCGAGATCCGCATCACGCGCGGATGCTCGCGCATGCCGCTCAGCACCGGATCACGGTACATGTAGATGAGCGCGGGATTGCGCTCTTCGTACGCGCGGTCGAGCCAGTCGAGGCCCTGCGCCGTATCGCCTGCGACTATGTGTGTGACAGCCATGCGGACGGGGTCCGGTGACGCTCCGGACTGCCGCAGATCCATCGCCAGCCACGCCTTCCAGAATCCTGTCATGCGGGCCGACGCATGACCGTCCCGCATCGCCTGGAGCTCGGCCGGAGTGGCGCCGCGCAGACTTGCGACGCGGATGTAGTCCTCGACGGCGTCGCGCTCATGTCCCTGCCGCAGCAGCACGTCGGCGGGGCCGGCGGGCAGGCCCGGCCCCCTGCCGAGCATCAATGGATTGAGTGCATCGAGCTGCGCGGAGCGCCGCGCCTGCTCGAGGGCGCGATCGTAATCGCCGGCGATGAGATAGTCGCGCGACAGCACGATGCGCGAGCGGGCGTTCAGCGGGTCGAGCTGTACCGCTCTCTCGCGCGCGGCGAGCGCGTCCTCCATCTGTCCCAGCGAGCTGTGG
This is a stretch of genomic DNA from Longimicrobiales bacterium. It encodes these proteins:
- a CDS encoding GntR family transcriptional regulator, with amino-acid sequence MTVRSDLIHHLRDHIIGAMHVGQLRGGDRLPSIRDVARDLGRNTRTVRAAFAALEKEGLVEVRGRSGVFVARQEIAGDERSEETARWLSSVIVEAWKRRIAVGALPGVIQSFTSSRQMTCGLVDLIEDGIVALKHELEHDWGFDVQVIAPDAIERTRDVDFFAATSFYAASIHSAVEALGKPLVVLTVHPRLKDALAARVREGSLTVVAMDPRFADRIRVGYSADDPSRVRFVAANDRKAVIALDREEPVLLTRAARRRLGSIDVPMVFPHSPTISPESARVLAMMLPGM
- a CDS encoding DUF2911 domain-containing protein, with the protein product MRYRVTAIGALGVVLAAAGCAQRPTETYGFVATLGTDTTSVERVTRTGDRIVSDAVGRSPVVVRRRWEATLAPDGTVRHWTMHTHIPNAADGATDLYHEAVFNDSTVRLIRRTGSDTTDATYAKSFAVTVPWNAFVYGTYEMLFQAAAGLPDTSPIGQYFFEGWAEGSLGYARVRRLGGDSIAIRSTGLAGEGVARMDAEGRMQSYSGAGTTYRQEVERITDVPDIDAIAARFASDERTRGVSRSLSTRDTARATIDGVTFTIDYGRPLARDRTLLGGLIPHGQVWRTGANAATQLGVSERVVVGGIPLDSGTYTLWTLPAADSVLLIINRQTGQWGTQYGAAHDIARVPMEIATLTEPVEQFTIRVASADGADTAQLVMEWGTFRWSVDIRGTGPDRPRLPD
- a CDS encoding ABC transporter permease produces the protein MRRIRLVLERVRGLFAGRSADDDVRAEMQVHLEMAIEENLRRGMTPREARRQALLASGGLTQAADAVRDQRRLASIDSLAADVRYALRALRHNPAFTAVVIITLGLGIGANTAIFSVVRGVLLKALPHDDGERLVYLRHTTEGQTEATLSFSVPEVRDLREGVPSLAGIAEYSPWFHTLHGTEGAERIEAGLVTGNFFEVMGLSPVLGRLTRPSDDGAGATPVMVLSHDFWMSRFGGDSSVVGRQVRLDALSVTVIGVLEPAPFFPGEVDALLNMVVSPHHLSAQMVEAREHRMTEVIARLAPGATLEQARAEVAAVHTRMQNSFREAYDPASHYRVAVIPFREVLGERARLTLWLLMGAAAFVLIISVANVTNLTLMRGVRRDHELVIRAALGAGVGRLRRLLLVENLMLALVGGALGVVIAIGGVGMLRSLAERYSPRASEIRLDVVVLGFAIALSALSALLFSFLASLPKEGTFASISAGARRITGGMRRLRLQRSLVIAQVAVSVVLLAGAGLLTRTMLQLAEVDTGLTTEKVLTMPVELLDPSQITATSDATNKELYSRMQRAIRAVPGVIEVGLGSTMPLRKSILSFEIKADGVARAAGEAIPSADLRMASPEYFRAAGIPLLSGREFRDTDRAGSGKVVIVNQALVDRLFPDRNPLGQRLALASPVLRFTPFTDEWRTIVGVVNNTRDGGLDAEPPLVMFAPFAQEFTIGGGLVIRTDDNAPDVAAAAMRIARSIAPAAPLGDVLTVAQIKDQSVSPRRLNAALVSSFGILAVIIAAVGIAGVLAFSVSARTAEIGIRMSLGAEASRVHRMILKEGGVLLAAGLALGVAGAFLAARVIRGLLFGVAPHDPVTFIGVAVLMSVIGIAACWIPAARAARVDPAMTMRA
- a CDS encoding PadR family transcriptional regulator; amino-acid sequence: MADKLDVRQGTLSLMILRTLEVLGPLHGYGVARRIEETSGNRLQLNYGTLYPALVKLEQEGSIVGEWGQSENNRRAKFYSLTRAGRKQLAREAREWHETADLIAAFLAPREEAI
- a CDS encoding metallophosphoesterase, with product MTPDVLRILFLADSHLGFDLPLRPRVARRRRGHDFLANHAAALEPALNGEVDAVVHGGDVFHRPDVNEALAWQALRPLVRAAEAGVPVFIVPGNHERARIPHARFADHPRVHVFDRARTYAIDVRGRRVAFAGFPFERHDVRSRFPELVERTGWRNHDATLRVLCMHHCAEGATVGISAGSRDFSFTTARDVVRVRDVPKSFAAVLSGHIHRRQALTTDLRGRPLDVPVLYPGSVERTSLAEIGETKGYMIVHVDAAGDGGRARWEFRDLYARPMIAEDIAVSGVGAVSGSSGPGTLSGSALDDAVRRIVAAAPADAVLRIRITGDLDAEHWRVLRAAHVRSFAPDTMNLEIRAGDGAPFGRPLTTRTARDRRRVATERGRRRREPDAPRPSDRSGPQLDLEFAL